The following proteins are co-located in the Manihot esculenta cultivar AM560-2 chromosome 7, M.esculenta_v8, whole genome shotgun sequence genome:
- the LOC110619507 gene encoding sec1 family domain-containing protein MIP3, whose protein sequence is MALADVAKACLDSFNQISENIEGAILYLDSGCTESFQYAGVFSKLLDLGVRAVCSLENLCSLDVVVNWSANSDPATKIVVITSRLLSDAHRYILRCLSTHQYVQHFTVYTSISEIAHSAYPDSPLGPDAFREYESLLLQDYEELIKKSGTKSGLSKDSDFQENTNFEDEGWSHLTSSEEEAPHLGAASGAKIFSGDDEYLEDAGHKLVVSVHHFPMIFCPLSPRVFVLPSEGSVAEACLSMDHEDSISQGLPSISSGVPPYGDDVPPGALLTAHFLYHLAAKMDLKMEIYSLGDLSKTVGKIMTDMSSLYDVGRRKRSAGLLLIDRTLDLLTPCCHGDSLIDRMFSSLPRRERTTSYSHVKGSQTQVKLGPSNVERTPLNVEIPLANILREGASEINNSQLLERIAAFLAGWDDNNSAHQSVNLVNLCNKGQDEKSPLSEIQLLNGSFVSIETFRGTPYMEAIFDRRTKDGSLLVRKWLQETLRRENITINVKTRPGFATKSEMNPMIEALARSQSSLIRNKGIIQLAAAVLVALDESHCARWDAFISAEKILSASAGDTSQSLAAQIGDLIHKSTVLAASGQKSLQALLSFQDALFLMIVGYILAGENFPTSGSGGPFSWEEEHFLKEAVLDAILENATASKLKFLHGLTEELEANHNRKKLQETKETSPDKLDIDDFDDDQWGKWGDEEEEDNKNIKEQQYDDMQLRLELRDRVDSLFKYLHKLSSLKRRNVPLREGTFYLENNLSGDPDSNKGLLYKILRSVLSKNEVPGLEYHSSTVGRLFKSGFGRFGLGQAKPSLADQNVILVFVVGGINGTEVREAWEAISESGRPDLELMVGGTTLLTPDNMFDLLMGQYSYL, encoded by the exons ATGGCTTTGGCCGATGTCGCCAAAGCATGCCTTGATTCCTTTAACCAA ATATCAGAAAATATTGAAGGTGCCATTCTTTACCTGGATTCTGGATGCACAGAGAGTTTCCAATATGCTGGAGTCTTTTCTAAGTTATTAGACCTTGGAGTTCGAGCTGTTTGTAGCCTTGAAAACCTGTGTTCCCTTGATGTG GTAGTTAATTGGAGTGCAAATTCTGATCCTGCAACCAAAATTGTTGTTATTACATCCCGTCTGCTCAGTGATGCACATCGGTATATCTTACGTTGTCTAAGCACACATCAATATGTTCAACATTTTACAGTATACACATCCATCTCAGAG ATAGCTCATTCAGCATATCCTGATTCACCTCTGGGACCTGATGCATTCCGTGAATATGAATCCTTGCTTCTTCAAGATTATGAGGAACTTATTAAGAAAAGCGGAACAAAATCTGGACTCTCAAAAGATAGTGACTTCCAAGAAAATACAAACTTTGAAGATGAAGGGTGGTCACATCTCACATCCAGTGAGGAGGAAGCCCCTCACCTTGGAGCAGCTTCAGGAGCCAAAATTTTTTCTGGAGATGACGAGTATCTGGAAGATGCAGGGCACAAGTTGGTTGTTTCAGTGCATCACTTCCCCATGATTTTTTGTCCCTTATCACCTAGAGTCTTTGTCTTGCCTTCAGAGGGTTCAGTTGCTGAGGCATGCTTATCAATGGACCACGAGGATTCAATTAGTCAGGGGTTGCCTTCCATAAGTTCTGGAGTGCCTCCTTATGGCGACGATGTCCCACCTGGCGCACTTCTCACAGCACATTTTCTTTACCATCTAGCTGCAAAG ATGGACCTGAAAATGGAAATATATTCCCTTGGGGATCTATCAAAAACTGTTGGAAAGATTATGACAGACATGTCAAGTCTTTATGATGTAGGCCGCCGTAAACGTTCTGCTGGGCTTTTACTCATTGATCGGACACTTGATCTCCTTACTCCATGCTGTCATGGTGATTCACTGATTGATCGCATGTTTTCATCACTGCCCCGAAGAGAAAGAACAACATCTTATTCCCATGTGAAAGGCTCACAAACCCAAGTCAAACTTGGTCCTTCTAACGTAGAGCGTACTCCTCTTAATGTTGAGATACCACTTGCCAACATATTAAGAGAAGGAGCTTCTGAAATAAATAATTCTCAACTTTTAGAAAGGATTGCAGCTTTTCTAGCAGGGTGGGATGACAATAACTCTGCTCATCAAAGTGTAAACTTGGTTAACCTTTGCAATAAAGGTCAGGATGAGAAGTCCCCTCTCTCTGAGATTCAGCTGCTTAATGGGTCCTTTGTTTCTATTGAAACTTTTCGTGGAACACCTTATATGGAAGCTATATTTGACAGAAGAACAAAAGATGGATCATTACTGGTAAGGAAGTGGCTTCAAGAAACTTTGCGCCGGGAAAACATTACTATTAATGTGAAAACTCGTCCTGGTTTTGCTACAAAATCAGAGATGAATCCCATGATTGAAGCATTAGCGAGAAGCCAATCATCATTAATCAGAAACAAAGGAATTATTCAGCTAGCAGCAGCTGTACTAGTTGCCCTTGATGAATCACATTGTGCCAGATGGGATGCATTCATTAGTGCTGAAAAAATATTGAGCGCAAGTGCTGGAGATACAAGCCAGAGTCTTGCGGCTCAAATTGGCGACCTTATCCATAAGAGTACAGTGTTGGCAGCCAGTGGACAGAAAAGCTTGCAAGCATTACTTTCATTTCAAGATGCTCTGTTCCTTATGATTGTCGGATATATTTTAGCTGGTGAGAATTTCCCTacttctggttctggtggtCCTTTTTCTTGGGAAGAGGAGCATTTTCTGAAAGAAGCTGTTCTGGATGCAATCCTTGAAAATGCGACAGCATCAAAGCTCAAGTTTCTGCACGGTCTAACAGAAGAACTTGAGGCCAACCACAACAGGAAAAAATTGCAAGAAACTAAAGAAACATCACCAGATAAGTTAGATATTGATGATTTTGATGATGATCAGTGGGGCAAATGgggtgatgaagaagaagaagataataaGAACATAAAGGAACAACAATATGATGACATGCAGCTGAGGCTGGAGTTGCGTGATAGGGTGGATAGCCTTTTCAAATATCTTCACAAGTTATCTTCTCTGAAAAGGAGGAACGTACCATTAAGAGAAGGCACATTCTATTTGGAAAACAACTTAAGTGGTGATCCTGATTCAAATAAAGGCTTACTCTATAAGATCCTAAGAAGTGTCTTGAGCAAAAATGAAGTACCTGGGTTGGAGTACCATTCCTCTACTGTGGGGCGACTTTTTAAAAGTGGCTTCGGAAGATTTGGTCTCGGACAG GCAAAACCAAGTCTTGCAGACCAAAATGTAATATTGGTTTTTGTCGTTGGAGGCATCAATGGCACTGAG GTACGGGAAGCTTGGGAGGCAATATCTGAAAGCGGAAGGCCTGACTTGGAATTGATGGTTGGGGGAACAACACTTTTAACTCCTGACAACATGTTTGATTTATTGATGGGGCAGTATAGTTACTTGTGA